In Lentilitoribacter sp. Alg239-R112, the following proteins share a genomic window:
- a CDS encoding sugar ABC transporter permease: protein MNTTSINRLAPYVFLAPAAVIMLIALLYPLLYMIYGSFRKWDPSQTIGETEFVGLKNYITLLNDPAFLESLGVTLKFAGAVVSIEMILGVGLALLLDRNIRGMSLLRTMFILPMMIAPVVVGLMWRYMYHPTVGTFNRFLKSLGFDGVDWLGQHALVSIIIADIWQWTPFIFILTLAALQSLPRSTLEAARIDGATGWQQIIHIKLPLMMPVLIVTCLLRLIDAFKVLEVILVMTEGGPGLSTEILALRISRTATEFRELGVAAAMSNYLLLLLLTLTLAMFAYTKISEARAARLRAAQEENS, encoded by the coding sequence ATGAACACCACATCAATAAATCGGTTAGCGCCATACGTATTCTTGGCGCCAGCGGCTGTGATCATGTTAATCGCGTTGCTGTATCCCTTGCTCTACATGATCTACGGTTCTTTTCGGAAATGGGACCCGAGCCAGACAATTGGTGAGACTGAATTTGTGGGGCTAAAGAATTACATAACTCTTCTGAACGACCCTGCATTCTTAGAAAGCCTCGGTGTTACACTAAAATTTGCTGGAGCTGTTGTTTCAATTGAGATGATTTTAGGTGTTGGTCTTGCTCTACTTTTAGATCGAAATATCCGCGGAATGTCTCTTTTGAGAACGATGTTTATTCTGCCAATGATGATTGCACCAGTGGTGGTTGGCCTTATGTGGCGCTATATGTACCATCCGACTGTGGGAACCTTTAACCGTTTCTTAAAATCACTGGGATTTGATGGTGTTGATTGGCTCGGCCAACATGCATTGGTGTCAATTATCATTGCTGATATCTGGCAGTGGACCCCATTTATTTTTATCCTGACACTCGCTGCGCTCCAGTCTCTACCAAGGTCTACGTTAGAGGCTGCACGTATTGATGGAGCCACTGGATGGCAGCAGATTATTCACATCAAACTGCCTTTAATGATGCCTGTTCTCATCGTCACATGCTTGTTGAGATTGATCGACGCGTTCAAAGTTCTAGAGGTTATTCTTGTGATGACCGAGGGTGGCCCCGGACTCAGCACAGAAATCCTTGCGCTTCGCATTTCCAGAACGGCAACTGAATTCCGAGAACTTGGCGTAGCGGCTGCGATGTCGAATTATCTTTTACTTTTACTTTTGACCCTGACTTTAGCGATGTTTGCTTACACGAAAATTAGCGAGGCACGTGCTGCGCGTCTTCGCGCTGCTCAGGAGGAGAATAGCTGA
- a CDS encoding carbohydrate ABC transporter permease yields the protein MSNNSYDKQHPGYFALLAALVFMAVGPVVLMLVNSFKLDVDILSGTSGLLFLPTIQNYETALCDILPYELDHLDFCSLKFGGSLVNSLIIALVSTILTLVIGCMAAYALVRFRFMGRDTASVSTLLVRMVPPAVLLVPVFGLWNNEFCLDKDGFIGGLIRDTFGGRGDVCLAGTHSGIILIYVAMNLPFVIWILQSFIVQVPIQLEEAARIDGAGPFRVFFLIVLPLIKPGLAAAAIFTFRIAWNEYLLASALSDRDTKTVPILIVNNMSEFNVEWGVIMATGMLLAVPPIIFTLFASRQIITGMTAGAVKG from the coding sequence ATGTCCAATAATTCATACGATAAGCAGCACCCGGGGTATTTTGCGCTTTTAGCAGCTCTAGTTTTCATGGCGGTCGGACCTGTTGTCTTGATGTTGGTGAATTCATTTAAACTCGATGTAGACATTTTATCTGGAACATCTGGTCTGCTGTTTTTACCGACAATCCAAAATTATGAAACCGCTCTTTGTGACATTCTTCCATATGAACTCGATCACTTGGATTTTTGTTCGCTGAAATTTGGTGGATCATTGGTCAATTCACTTATTATTGCTCTTGTATCGACTATTCTTACTCTAGTTATTGGATGTATGGCTGCGTATGCATTGGTGCGTTTTCGATTTATGGGTCGAGATACTGCATCGGTGAGCACCCTGCTCGTACGAATGGTCCCGCCTGCTGTTTTGTTGGTTCCGGTGTTTGGCCTTTGGAACAATGAATTTTGCTTGGATAAAGATGGCTTCATTGGTGGCCTCATAAGAGATACGTTTGGTGGTCGCGGTGATGTCTGCCTTGCAGGTACGCATTCAGGTATCATCCTCATTTATGTAGCAATGAACCTTCCGTTTGTGATCTGGATTTTGCAGAGCTTCATAGTACAGGTTCCTATTCAGCTTGAAGAAGCCGCACGTATTGATGGCGCAGGTCCGTTTAGAGTTTTCTTCCTCATTGTTTTGCCACTAATTAAACCGGGTCTCGCTGCCGCCGCGATATTCACTTTCCGTATAGCTTGGAATGAGTATCTACTAGCAAGTGCTCTATCGGATAGAGATACGAAAACGGTACCAATATTGATCGTGAACAACATGTCAGAATTTAACGTGGAATGGGGTGTCATCATGGCAACGGGTATGCTGCTCGCTGTCCCGCCGATTATCTTCACTTTGTTTGCATCACGTCAGATTATCACTGGCATGACAGCGGGCGCAGTTAAAGGATAG
- a CDS encoding cytochrome b561 domain-containing protein has protein sequence MLFEWLATSIDPARAHMITAEISWHARLMIVAWSFCIPLGIISARFFKIMPRQDWPNELDNRTWWLSHLILQYLGGAFTLVALWIIWDFAKISEASSWHTWLGWIVVILCLAQFLAGWFRGTKGGPSEVSRTGTIRGDHYDMTPRRNLFEYFHKSAGYICLLTSFITTAIGLWSVNAPRWMWIALAIWWLFIIVIFVVLQRAGKTYDTYQALWGDDPELPGNRKKPIGIGISRVNKQ, from the coding sequence ATGTTGTTTGAGTGGTTGGCCACATCAATAGATCCCGCGCGTGCGCACATGATTACCGCTGAGATATCGTGGCATGCAAGATTGATGATAGTAGCGTGGTCCTTTTGCATCCCTCTTGGCATTATCTCAGCAAGGTTCTTTAAGATCATGCCACGGCAAGATTGGCCTAATGAACTAGATAACCGAACTTGGTGGTTAAGCCATCTCATTCTTCAGTATTTAGGTGGTGCATTTACGCTAGTTGCGCTTTGGATTATATGGGACTTTGCCAAAATTTCCGAAGCCAGTTCTTGGCACACTTGGCTTGGATGGATTGTTGTAATCCTATGTCTTGCACAATTCCTAGCTGGCTGGTTTAGAGGCACCAAGGGTGGGCCTTCTGAAGTCTCGCGAACTGGCACAATTCGTGGCGATCATTATGATATGACACCTCGAAGAAACCTATTTGAATACTTCCACAAAAGTGCCGGTTATATTTGCCTCCTAACATCGTTCATCACAACAGCAATTGGGCTTTGGTCGGTTAACGCACCGAGATGGATGTGGATTGCATTGGCTATATGGTGGTTGTTCATAATTGTTATATTTGTGGTGTTGCAAAGAGCAGGAAAAACCTATGATACATATCAAGCCTTATGGGGTGATGATCCAGAACTCCCTGGCAATCGAAAAAAACCAATTGGAATAGGGATCTCGCGCGTAAACAAGCAATAA
- a CDS encoding VWA domain-containing protein, translating into MILNRKIKTFTFIMLASLASTLHCYATPTDKFLFILDASNSMWAQIQGRAKIDIAKNVLVDIVSELPAKASVGLAAYGHQSHHGKRDCTDIALLADYATIDQSKFMKIISSIQPKGQTPIAATLLESANWVQSNDSEQEKSTIVLITDGIESCEGDPCASAKHLAESGVDLALHVVGFDLTDEQQQAVKCISDIGGGQYVDARSASELQLALTQVTQSVEVEKTSDLYFEDDFVGEDLMSDWSVINGDDELYIVEDDELLLIGSTLQSFSNPDASNIFTLDKELPKGDWDINLDLKIKMQTGTDMFEIGLFKDHENHLAVQYYLDLGDWCKRIAATFNKFSKGKPTSSTQLISANSGHCGSKVNPDTQRMIDTHINDGFRLTFSKRGREYSTLIVLNGISIEGQPLSFQSDILTSLRSPGNPAFLAGQFREVGGETLVHIDRFEIISISN; encoded by the coding sequence ATGATACTCAATCGCAAAATCAAAACATTTACATTCATCATGTTGGCGAGCTTAGCGTCAACTCTTCATTGCTACGCCACACCTACCGACAAATTCCTATTTATACTCGATGCCTCCAATTCAATGTGGGCCCAGATACAAGGTCGCGCCAAAATTGACATAGCCAAAAATGTATTAGTCGACATTGTGAGCGAGTTGCCAGCGAAAGCGAGTGTTGGTTTAGCCGCATACGGACATCAGAGCCACCATGGGAAACGTGATTGTACAGATATTGCGCTTCTCGCAGATTATGCGACCATCGACCAATCAAAATTCATGAAGATCATATCTTCTATCCAACCAAAGGGCCAAACACCCATTGCTGCAACGTTATTGGAGAGTGCAAATTGGGTGCAGTCCAATGATTCCGAACAAGAAAAATCAACCATCGTCCTGATTACAGATGGAATTGAATCTTGTGAAGGTGATCCATGTGCCTCGGCAAAACATCTTGCAGAATCAGGTGTGGATTTAGCGCTCCACGTGGTTGGTTTTGATCTAACCGATGAACAACAGCAGGCAGTTAAATGCATTTCGGATATTGGTGGTGGCCAGTATGTAGATGCTCGCAGTGCCAGTGAATTGCAGCTGGCACTAACGCAAGTCACACAGTCCGTCGAAGTGGAGAAGACCAGTGACCTCTATTTTGAGGATGACTTTGTCGGTGAGGATCTCATGTCCGACTGGTCAGTGATCAATGGAGATGATGAATTATATATCGTTGAAGATGATGAATTGCTTTTAATTGGTTCAACGTTGCAATCATTTTCAAACCCTGATGCCAGTAACATTTTTACCCTTGATAAAGAGCTACCTAAGGGTGATTGGGACATTAATCTTGATCTAAAAATCAAAATGCAAACCGGTACAGATATGTTTGAAATTGGCCTCTTCAAAGATCATGAAAATCACCTTGCCGTTCAATACTATTTAGACTTGGGTGATTGGTGTAAGAGAATTGCTGCGACGTTCAACAAATTTAGCAAAGGCAAACCGACAAGCAGTACGCAGCTGATTTCTGCTAACAGTGGACATTGTGGTTCAAAGGTAAACCCAGACACCCAGCGTATGATTGATACCCATATTAACGACGGATTTCGGCTAACTTTTTCTAAACGTGGACGCGAGTATTCGACGCTAATAGTCCTCAATGGAATTTCGATTGAAGGGCAACCTTTAAGTTTTCAAAGTGACATACTTACCTCACTGCGATCACCTGGTAATCCGGCATTTCTAGCCGGGCAGTTTAGGGAGGTTGGCGGCGAAACGCTGGTACATATTGACCGATTTGAAATCATTTCAATAAGCAATTGA
- a CDS encoding LuxR C-terminal-related transcriptional regulator → MNIDIIEFAEQIRQADNLDASLDVLQQELLDLGFIHVKYGWALLSGQEFKHNNALIVGNFCDEWEDYQSKQSNWTENDYIVEHYLREETPITFSQVYTKMDDKVLTENQIKNHDVGREMGMAHGIAFPIKDSNPLAIGGISMEGSRSFTHREFEAHLSHHVQALRHISDTFHANINKSYLVDKSAHLSPRECECLTWIISGLRQQEIAYRMGTHPKTVEKQLANARKKLKAKTNTQAAIRALTFNLLKP, encoded by the coding sequence ATGAATATTGATATCATCGAATTTGCCGAGCAGATTAGGCAGGCGGACAATTTGGATGCGTCTCTTGATGTTTTACAGCAAGAGTTATTGGACTTGGGTTTCATACATGTGAAATACGGATGGGCCCTACTATCGGGGCAAGAGTTTAAACACAACAACGCTTTGATTGTTGGTAACTTTTGCGACGAGTGGGAAGACTACCAATCAAAGCAAAGCAACTGGACCGAGAACGATTACATCGTTGAACATTATCTGCGCGAGGAAACTCCAATTACGTTTTCGCAGGTTTACACCAAGATGGACGACAAGGTTCTCACGGAAAATCAGATAAAAAATCACGATGTTGGACGAGAGATGGGCATGGCTCATGGCATTGCGTTCCCAATTAAAGATTCAAATCCCTTGGCAATTGGCGGAATATCAATGGAGGGATCGCGATCATTTACCCATCGCGAATTTGAGGCCCATCTATCTCATCATGTTCAGGCGTTGCGACATATCAGCGATACCTTTCACGCAAACATCAATAAATCATATTTGGTTGACAAATCAGCGCATCTATCTCCGCGCGAATGCGAGTGTCTTACATGGATTATTTCTGGATTGAGGCAGCAAGAAATTGCCTACAGAATGGGAACTCACCCAAAGACCGTAGAAAAACAACTGGCCAATGCCCGGAAAAAACTTAAAGCAAAGACAAACACACAGGCTGCAATACGAGCTTTGACCTTCAATTTGCTCAAGCCATAA
- a CDS encoding autotransporter domain-containing protein, whose amino-acid sequence MNFKTAGDVRPAASARSKTTRFLARCSSNLLVTTLLIPVLMLNPFGTAISSAEDNVISTIVNVQNGSFPLDGTDSLTITSTGEISTSANTDNAVSATGNGNTITNLGVLSTGGVLSHGIYLDNSDNNTITNLGALSTSGFIGQGIYLSNSDNNSVIQSGNISIQGSSGGGITFEFSNNNSLIHSGTILASEANGSGISVGDSDNNSIIHSGTISTTGTSGIGMFILQSDNNGFVQSGTTLTTGEDAVGNYLFNSNNNNFNQSGTISTTGVDAHAIFLTGSSNNVFTITGKLTSTQANAFLFDTFATTGNIINLTTGAFLGGAIDLNTSGNFVNITTTPGHSVVWDFGAGSTITSGIQVSGTGAYLVNGNTFYSVDPTGFLARADSIGDTAGMLTGVANSRLGSGALAVFEQPSGFAYTRDDGSEYSDARFWGDFIASTSQYGATSTTLGYNNQQYGVALGYERDFDIDTTFGLMGGYLYSGLKADSRFTTSQEIKSRGGYLGIYGSHELANEIKVSGSLMAGRSANDSSRIFNNNTVTPSFTEMATATYGSTFIAPSISISKDYVLDEKTILTPMFSALYAHQWSSDYAETGSSSNLTVGSSEESVFEAEAALGLTRHLEETDQYSSGKVTARLGALVRTTPSSNMPALSLVGVGALTNASRNDNPLIAVTGGLDFDLQLTSSVSFTASGDVAIGNNDYVSAQGKLGFRVRF is encoded by the coding sequence ATGAACTTCAAGACCGCAGGGGATGTAAGACCTGCTGCGTCTGCTCGGAGTAAAACGACCAGATTTCTAGCTCGTTGTTCATCCAACCTATTGGTCACCACATTATTAATCCCGGTTTTGATGTTGAACCCTTTTGGTACGGCAATATCCTCGGCCGAGGATAACGTGATTTCGACCATCGTTAATGTGCAAAATGGCTCCTTTCCTCTGGATGGGACGGACAGCCTGACGATCACTTCAACCGGTGAGATCAGCACTTCTGCCAACACGGACAATGCCGTCTCGGCAACAGGTAATGGCAACACCATCACCAACCTGGGTGTGCTTTCAACAGGTGGGGTTTTAAGTCATGGCATCTATCTTGATAATAGCGATAACAACACCATCACCAATCTAGGCGCGCTTTCAACAAGCGGGTTTATCGGCCAAGGCATCTATCTTAGTAATAGCGATAACAACAGCGTTATCCAGTCGGGTAATATCTCAATCCAAGGGTCGAGTGGCGGTGGAATTACATTTGAATTCAGTAATAATAACAGTTTAATCCATTCGGGAACGATCTTAGCGTCAGAGGCGAATGGCTCTGGGATAAGTGTTGGTGATAGCGACAATAACAGCATTATCCATTCGGGCACGATCTCCACCACTGGGACGAGTGGCATCGGGATGTTTATATTACAAAGCGACAATAACGGCTTTGTCCAGTCTGGCACAACCTTAACGACCGGCGAAGATGCGGTCGGAAATTACCTTTTTAACAGCAATAACAACAACTTTAACCAGTCAGGTACGATCTCCACAACTGGGGTGGATGCCCATGCGATCTTTTTGACCGGGAGCAGTAACAACGTATTTACTATCACAGGTAAGCTCACATCGACCCAAGCCAATGCCTTTCTATTTGATACTTTTGCCACTACGGGCAATATCATTAACCTGACAACAGGTGCCTTTCTCGGTGGAGCCATTGATTTAAATACCAGCGGTAACTTCGTTAATATTACAACGACACCCGGCCATTCGGTGGTTTGGGATTTTGGTGCTGGTTCTACCATAACAAGCGGCATTCAAGTGTCTGGCACTGGGGCCTATCTGGTCAACGGCAATACCTTTTATTCTGTCGATCCAACAGGTTTTCTTGCCCGAGCTGACTCGATTGGTGATACGGCGGGCATGTTGACTGGCGTTGCCAACTCACGCCTTGGCTCTGGAGCGCTGGCTGTTTTTGAGCAGCCAAGTGGTTTTGCCTATACCCGCGACGATGGTTCTGAATATTCGGATGCCCGGTTTTGGGGCGATTTTATAGCCAGTACTTCTCAATATGGCGCGACCAGCACAACACTTGGCTATAACAACCAACAATATGGCGTGGCGCTTGGCTATGAACGGGATTTTGATATCGACACCACTTTCGGTCTGATGGGCGGCTATCTGTATAGCGGATTGAAGGCTGACAGCCGTTTCACCACGTCTCAGGAGATTAAAAGCCGTGGTGGCTATCTGGGCATTTATGGCTCACATGAGCTTGCTAATGAAATCAAGGTGTCTGGCTCATTAATGGCAGGACGGAGCGCAAATGACAGCTCACGCATATTCAACAATAACACCGTCACGCCAAGCTTCACCGAAATGGCGACAGCTACCTATGGAAGCACCTTTATCGCACCAAGCATCAGCATATCAAAAGACTATGTGCTTGATGAGAAAACCATTCTGACACCCATGTTTTCAGCCCTTTATGCCCATCAATGGAGCAGCGACTATGCCGAGACAGGTTCCTCGAGCAACTTAACTGTCGGTTCAAGCGAAGAAAGTGTGTTTGAGGCTGAGGCAGCTCTGGGCCTAACCCGCCATCTGGAAGAGACTGATCAATATAGTAGTGGCAAGGTCACTGCACGACTCGGTGCTCTGGTACGCACGACACCCAGTAGCAATATGCCTGCGCTCTCCTTAGTAGGTGTTGGTGCGCTAACAAATGCCAGTCGCAACGACAACCCTCTTATTGCAGTAACGGGCGGGTTAGATTTTGATTTACAGCTCACAAGTTCCGTTTCATTTACCGCCTCTGGCGATGTTGCAATTGGCAACAATGATTATGTCAGTGCTCAAGGAAAACTGGGGTTTAGAGTACGATTTTAA